The following proteins are co-located in the Vigna angularis cultivar LongXiaoDou No.4 chromosome 2, ASM1680809v1, whole genome shotgun sequence genome:
- the LOC128195314 gene encoding uncharacterized protein LOC128195314, with translation MERIFEAKECPDEKKLAYTQYLLTGEAGHWWNSMKMILEISGTPCVRFAKEVEFLELVQGSRIVSEYANRFKHLLHFNTMAVNEEWQCRKFENGLRNDIKLLVKGLRIREFPTLVEMSHDLEKTKKESEGKQSQPTRNGGPSGSRDGVSTKKTPYVRPSFPFGSKGSSYQPSVQSGPAGPSDIVRCYTCGGPHYRNNYPMRSRAKKCFKCGKEGHFGVDCTSAVGSGYQAQRTGLPPPRGGGRPQAMGRVYALVGSEAVSSASGLIGTFSVCIRYPIVIKRRQFKVNLTHLPLQGLGEILRMDWLSMNRILINCDDKEMSFPDEDKDVFVDRRRESKPPGRC, from the exons ATGGAGAGGATATTCGAAGCCAAGGAATGTCCTGATGAGAAGAAGTTGGCCTATACCCAGTATCTGCTTACCGGGGAAGCTGGTCATTGGTGGAACAGCATGAAGATGATTCTTGAAATAAGTGGGACTCCTTG TGTGAGATTTGCAAAGGAAGTGGAATTCTTAGAGCTGGTGCAAGGCAGCAGGATAGTGTCAGAGTATGCAAATCGCTTCAAGCATTTACTTCACTTCAACACGATGGCAGTGAATGAAGAGTGGCAGTGCAGAAAGTTCGAGAATGGCTTGAGGAATGATATCAAGTTGCTGGTAAAGGGATTGCGCATCAGAGAATTCCCTACATTGGTGGAGATGTCTCATGATCTAGAGAAGACGAAAAAGGAATCTGAGGGAAAACAGAGTCAGCCTACTAGGAATGGGGGACCATCTGGGTCTCGTGATGGAGTTAGTACTAAGAAGACCCCTTACGTTAGACCATCCTTTCCTTTTGGGTCTAAGGGTTCATCCTATCAACCATCGGTGCAGTCAGGACCAGCCGGCCCATCCGACATCGTTAGATGTTATACTTGTGGAGGACCTCATTACCGGAACAACTACCCTATGAGAAGTAGAGCAAAGAAGTGTTTCAAGTGCGGGAAGGAGGGGCATTTTGGTGTAGATTGTACTTCAGCAGTAGGATCAGGGTATCAGGCACAGAGAACTGGTTTGCCTCCACCCAGGGGAGGTGGCAGACCTCAGGCGATGGGCAGAGTTTACGCCTTAGTGGGATCAGAGGCAGTCAGCTCAG CATCAGGATTAATTGGGACGTTTTCTGTGTGTATCCGTTATCCGATTGTCATAAAGAGACGTCAGTTCAAGGTAAACCTCACCCATTTACCTTTGCAAGGATTAGGAGAAATCTTGAGAATGGATTGGCTATCCATGAATCGCATCCTTATCAACTGCGATGATAAGGAGATGTCGTTTCCGGATGAAGACAAAGATGTCTTTGTCGATCGACGTCGTGAGTCAAAACCTCCTGGAAGGTGCTAG